TGAGATGATTCTGAAACATTCTCGTCTTTATTTTTCACATACTggtttttgtttgtttatttcaaGAATTGGAGTATTAACCAGAGCATTTTGCTTTATTGAGTTGTTATGAGGTCAGCGTTTTTTATTAAGTAAtcgttatttttattttcatttgaaatGACTTGGGTCCTTTTTCTCTTGGTTGGTGTCAATATTGTCTGGCCCTTACTTCTTAATTTGTGGTTGAGCTGCATAGATCGATTACATCAGCTTTTAAGTGGTGATGCTTGAGCAGGTTTCTTTCAATGTCAAATCTGGTGATGAGATCAAGTGTACAATTGCTGAGTTGCAGAGTTTGAGGGCTGTGCCAGAAGATATACCTTTGGATATAGTTTATGAAGATGAGCATTTGCTAGTCATAAATAAACCGGCACACATGGTAATTCCAAGCCTCTAGTTCCAAGTTGTTTTTATCTTGCTGAAATTATCCATGTGCATAAGGATATTGTGGACAATGTGAGCTTCTATCTTTAGGTTTAGAAATTTATTTGTGTTAATTTTTAAACCGTCAGGAGCTGTATACTTGATGATTAAATTTGGGATTTCAAAAATAATCATGTGTAAgggatttttaaaataattagctCTGTGCTATCAGGATTTCttgtttttgaaaattatttttcctGACCTTTAAATGAACCCATTGGCTGCAAAAGCTTGCTACATGTCAACATGTGCTTGGCTCATTTTGTCTGTTCAACTTATTTTAGCAACACCTCTGCCTTGTTTCCCCAACCTTCCATCCccaaagaaaaacaagaaaggAAAGTGTAGAAAAAGATGTGAAGTTGCATTAATCTGCGGGAATTTCTTAGCTGTTAAGTTTGTGGAGTTTCAGTTTCTATATTTCTTAATCAATTGTTCTAATCATGAAAGATTTTTTCAGAAGGCATAGTTGGATACGAACTCAAAATGCAGACATTGACCCTTTCATTTTTTGGTCTTTAACCTAGGTTGTGCATCCAGCACCTGGCAATACATCTGGGACGCTTGTAAATGGCATTCTTCACCATTGCAACCTTCCAAATGCTGAATTTTCTAACGAGGACGCTCTTGCATatacagaagattctgatgatgaaTTGAATAGCTTCTTCCAGGCAAGTTCTTGTGAAGGGTCTGCGGCATCAATTCGCCCTGGAATCGTACACAGATTGGACAAAGGCACAAGTGGATTACTTGTTGTTGCGAAGGTGCTTCTTACATTTTCTCAAAATTTATCACAAGTTTACAGCTTCAATAAAGAATGGAAATATTTTGTGCTTCAAAAGTTTAACATTCACCTTTGCACTCTTTGTCATTTGTCTTCTTCCATATCAGGATGAACATTCTCATAAGAAATTGTCTGAACAATTCAAGCTACGTACTATCAAGAGGGTCTATGTTAGTCTTACTATTGGGGTACCTACTCCAGTTGCTGGGCGAATTGAGGTTGCAGTTGGCCGTGATCCTAATAATCGGATTCGTATGACCGCTGTAACTGGACCAGCTAGTTCCATGAAGGCCCGTCATGCTGCTAGTAGGTGATTTATCCTTTTACACTTTATTCATACTTAGTTATTtactaatattaattatattagttGTTTCTGGTCATATTTGACTATTGTGAAATTTAGAATGTATCAGTTAGAGACTTAGAGTATTGATATAAAtgtataattttaaatatgtgGGTCGTACATATAGAATTTATTATTCAGTCCAGGTGCCTTACCAATTGACTTTCTTGTGGATTTAATTTAACTTATGTAACTAGTAATTATCCATGACAAATGGCTAGAAGATATTTCATGCTTTGGGATTTTCTGTTCTTATAATCAAATGATTGAATTTAAAGGAAACAGTTGAAGATCTCACCTTGTAAAATCAATTTAAGTTGTTGGTCATTGTGCTGCTTTTGCTTTCTTCCACATGATGGAAGGCCTATGAGGTATATTTAATGTTTCATAACAAGTGCTACGCTAAGGACTTATATTCATCTAAAAGTTGATTATTTACCATATGTCAGGTACAAAGTAATTGAGACACTTGCTGGAGGAAGTTGTGCATTGGTTGAGTGGAAGTTGGAAACTGGGCGCACTCATCAGGTACTTTATGGTACTTAACTTTGGAAAGAAGTTGTGTATCATGCAATTCTATGCCGCACTATCTTATGAATCGTAAGTTTTAGGACTGGAAAAGAATACAATTTCTCATGTTACTCAAGAGATCCTGTTCTCTCCTCACTATACTCCTAATGACTCCAAAACTGATCCTCTTTTTAACTTAccaatattttgaaaaaataccATCAAATGCAACTTTTTAAAGCATATTCTGCTACAATTTGCTATCGTATTAAGAATCCATATTTATTGCTTTTTAGATCCGTGCGCATGCCAAGTACTTGAATGTTCCTCTACTGGGTGATGAGGTATATGGTGGGACCAAAAGCATGATCATGTCACTGCTACGGCTCCGAACACCTCCAAGTTTGCATAGCGGAATTATGAAAATGGTTTCTGCCTTGGATAGGCCTTGCCTTCACGCATTGACTCTCGGGTAAAGATGATAAATGCCTATTTCACTTACCAGCTAAACCTTAGCTCTCATTCTATTTGCATAATTCACGAAACTTGATTGGTGTGTTTGTTTTTCCCTTTGTTTAATGTAGGTTTCAGCATCCCCATTCAGGGGAGCAGGTGCACTTCTCATGCCAACCCCCTGTAGACTTTGATGAGATTTTGGACCAGCTTCGTAAAATTGGCAGTGAGAAGGTTTCTTACTCAAAGCGTTCAAAATTCTAATGAGGGTGCGTGTAAGCCATTGGTCCCATTCATATTCATACATACCAGGTTTGGCCTTCGTATCCAACTTCTTGGCTGAACCTCTTTTTTCCCATCACAATTGTtagttaaaatttttaaaatacgAGGAACAACATTAACATGTTAGTGTAAACAGAATAAATATGAAAATTGACACCATCTAGTAATTTGCGGAAAACATAATTCAGatttaattacatttttattCCTCTATTTTAATCAATGCGTGATTTTGGTTTACTAATTTCTTACTTGAATTCCATCCTTAAATTATTATAATCAAGTCTATCATCAGTAGGCATGGGTAGTTTGTTGTTGGCTGATTCGATGGGAGTCTCCTTTGTGAGACCGTAGGCTAGGGCTAGCCcgttttttcttttcctttttctgcTTCTATTGCTTTCttcttgtaccaaaaaaagtaTCTCTTTACCTAAAAAACTTTATATCCTTATTTTTACTTACGTAGTTAGGGGTTCCTAACGAATTTGAGATGGAAAAATAAGGTttggagaattttttttatgaacaaaAACTAATGGAGACTTAactaaatcaaataaaaattttagaaaattataTTTACTAAAATCTTTATTGGCAGGCCAAAAGCGCATATAAATATAAATCATAATAAAGGAACAAAAAGTGTGCCTAAACTTATTATTTAGTGACTTTGAAGCAAACAATCCGTTGATATGTGTGAGTATGTGACATAGTTGATCACTGCATGTTCAGAGTAGTTGAGTGCTTGATCTTGGATTTGGGTATTGTGAATTGAGAAAACAAGTTTTATTCTCCTAAGTGGGCTTTCTTTTTAACTTGATTCTGAGTACGGAAGAGTTTCAATCTATGTTGCATGGATACGGGTACGGGGTACGGcattttttgaaaaaccagggtaCAGGTACCTCcagttttatatatatatatatatataaatagaaataaaatgttttctaccacaatattattaattaaaaatattaaatctcCTAATGGTCAATACTTATATGAAAGACCAACATAAAAACCATCACAACCTAATGAAAATCATCAAAAGAATATGTAATACCTTAACATATATCTTCAAACACATACCGTCATAGATAATCTTAAGATTGAAGAAACATAACATAAGATTGAGTAACATTGAAGAGACATAACATAAGATTGTTCAACATAGACAGTAACACAAATTAAAATAGTGCAAAAGAGACAATACGATTGGTCAACACAACAAAACAATTAAACGATAGATTGTTCAACAACCAACAGTACAAAATCAAAGCTCTCTCAAACAGTAATGGTGTCATCATTCCCTTCTCCATCATCAGGGAACAAAAACGAGGTAGttttgaacaattttttttttaaaaagtatcCGGAGTACCCACGGGCGTACCCAAACCTACCCGTGGCGTACCCAAAAGCGTACCCCAGTTTTTTTTTGGGTGGACTTGGGTACGTACCTGGTACGTACCCACggcgtacccgtaccgggtacgtacccgttACGGGTACAATGCGATTTTTGGAGTACCCGTGCATCATAGGTTTCAATTGATTTTGCATATTgagaattttaaatttgaaaaaaagaaaTCTAACATTGTTTGGTCGGGTTTTTTTCTGATAAAACAATTAGTTTTGAGGAAGTTAAAATTgtcttaaaaatatttttaatttgcaTATTTTAATAagccaaaaaatatataaagaaaCTTTTTCGTAGGTATGCAATATGACTTCTATAATAATTTCAGTCATTGTTTAATAATAGTGTTGATATATGTATTCCAATTGTCCTACACTACCTAGTATCACAATTGTCCTGCTACCTAGTATCACAATTTTTAATTTGGtcatttttttataactttttttcaaACCAGTTATTCGTAGAGAAATGGTTCCTTTGCTTAGCTGTGTATATGATCAATGAGTTTACATGTAATGTCTCAAGTGGAGAGTTTAATTTTACCTACAAAAAGTATTCTCTTTGGCCAATTTGGAGTTTTAAATTCGGCATCTTATTAATATTACAATGTGCATCTTAGTACATCGCATATGGTGTTATATGTAAGTTACATATAGTATTTTACTACATTTTACAGATCTTTGCAGGCCAGTCTCAAGAAGGAAGCGACTGAGCTATCATCTAGTTGACGGCTTTTATTCCTTTTACCAAGCAAGCAACCTGACATAGCAATTCTTAAGGGAAAATTCAGGGTCTGAGTATTTCAAGCAATCTTGATTTGAGGAATATCCCTCAGCTCCTTACATTTACTTTACCTCGCCCCGCCCCTTAAGAAAAGGGTACATGTACACATGTTAAGCAAATGTACATCAAAAGAATTTAATCAGTTTTaacttaaatttaatttttcttcaatGTTTATGAACTTCATTAGAATAATGGTATGAGACTATGAGTTAGGGCAAATTGCGCTAATGGTgctattttaaatgaaaaatgaagTGATATGATTGGATGCGTATGTAGAACTCTTTTCAATTCATTTTCAAAACATGTATGGCATGTATACAGGCAACTCTTGGGCTTAGGCCCCTCTACATTATCCAAAAAACAGAATATACCGTTAACTCAGTATTTAATTTAGAAATATATACATATCATCGTCGTTTGAAACTATGAAAACATACggttcccactagggtggggaagtaagaaaactggtccaccggtggaccaggaTTATACACCATTGGATTTAGGATCTAAGAATATTCTTTGGAATGAGTGGCTAGGATTCATTTATACTCAAAAGGGTAAAAAAGTAAACATAATCTAAAGACTAGAAAGATATCCTTGGCTACAGTAACCACCGCCGTATCCACCCTCTCGAtgaccaccactgccaccaccgtaTCCACCTTCACAACGATCACCACTGCTATCGTATCCTCCTCCATCCCAACCTCCTTTCCACACCGGCGACCTCAACCTCTTTTCCACACTGGACCTCAGGACGCAGATCAGGGAGAATATCTAGGGGATGATGCAGATCTACGAGTACACGACGATGGAAGCGGAAGATGAACTCAACAAAACGCCGATCTAGGAGCAAGGGTTTCAGGTGAGATCGGAACCCAGATCTACAGGGAGAGAAGAAGAGCTTCCAGGATGTGATAAAAACGCAGCAAGTATCATCTCGACCGATCGAGAAGGTGGTGGTTCACCCGCTGGTGCTCCTGAGCATCGTCGACAACTACAACAGAGTCGAAGTTTCCAACAGCTTCGACAATCTTGTCAACCTTTGCTTCACTGATTTGCAGAGGGTCTTCTAGTTCTCATCTTTTTGTTCCTTTTTGTCAGAAGCAAGAAGAATTTAGAAGAAGAACATATTTCAGACCTCACTCTCTGATTTCACTTCAGGTACTCCCATTTTCCATCTTCACGTGACCATCTTTTGGGATTAATCTGTCAATTATATCTGCAATGGTGAACGGATCTGGGTCTGTGAAATTTTTTCCAAATTTCTTGTCTTTTTTGTGTTTGGAACTGAACCCTTCAATTGGATCTTTGGCAACAAGGAGTTGCGATGCGGTCAGAGGAATTGATGTCTATCTGGTTCTGAAAAGTGTTGCTCAGAGCACTGGCTTCGTTGAGAACTTGGTATATGCCCATGTCCCGTGAATCGTTCCGTTTAAAGGTAACTCTCTGTTTGGGATTGGGAAACTAAAACCATGGCATACTATTAATTGGCTTTGCTAATTGCTTCTTCTATTGTGAAATTAACTCTGTTTAGCTTCTGATCtgggtttttcttcttcttcaagattcttcttcaacctctctcTGAACCCAACCCAGTAAAAATAAATTCCAGTAAAAGGAGTTGCGATGCGGTCAGAGGAATTGATGTCTATCTTTATTTCCAGATTTGGTTGATGCTTGATGGCGGTGGAGGAAGGGTTGTCGATGGAGGCGACGATGGTTGGCAGAAGCGGTGGTGGTCGGGGAGGCTATGAGAGAGGGGGGAGTGGGAgggagaaagagaggaagaggTAATATCTGAAATACccctggtccaccggtggaccagttttcttacttccccaccctagtgggaaccGAAAACAAAAATAGCAATTCGTATCATCAACTGAAATTACTCTCCTTCCGCATCTCTCTTTTCTCTAGGATCCGCAATGCAAAGATTATTCGTGAGCTAGGGGAATGGATTTTTTTCAGCTACACGGGGAAACTGCTGGCATATCTAAGTGAAGTAAAATGTCACTAGGTAGTATGTAGCGTAGTAATGCATCGAGTTTGAACAAACCTGTGTTTTTCCAATAGAAATATTATGATTTACTCACCATGTAATAATCCATGTGTATCCTGCAACATAAAATCATTAGGTCCTCAAATGGTATTTAACATGAATATTAAATGAAGAAGTTCAAGGATCCAACAATCACAATTAGGTGCTCCCGTGAGACAGATAGAGTGATATCAGATGGGTGCTTGCGAAACAAGGATAGGAAGTTTTTTTGACTTCTGGAAAGCATTCAAGCTTAAAGATTTTTTGTGCAGTGTTTAATTAGTATACAGTGATTATGTAAATTGTAAACAATTTTACACAAACGTCCAATAACATTTCCATCTTACCTTTTTAGtctcttattttaattttgttatgaTATGACAAGATAGTATGTATGTTTGTGTAGCTGTATGTTTAGTTATTAAACTCAATTACAATTACATAACTAGGAAGTACATCACTAAACACATTCAATTATTTCACAAGACAAATTAAATGGCTACACTGCAATGGGTGTTCAGGGACGAGTTCTCATTTAATTTT
This is a stretch of genomic DNA from Lotus japonicus ecotype B-129 chromosome 1, LjGifu_v1.2. It encodes these proteins:
- the LOC130727851 gene encoding RNA pseudouridine synthase 2, chloroplastic isoform X2; the protein is MILLHSSGYCRVSTPRAFKFQTPLSPSLLFSATNSKSRSAIARASSGFADNSDSGDGGEPRANYAGVQLEEIVDNRIGSGKPRLDSWISTRINGISRARVQSSIKSGLVHVNGRVVNKVSFNVKSGDEIKCTIAELQSLRAVPEDIPLDIVYEDEHLLVINKPAHMVVHPAPGNTSGTLVNGILHHCNLPNAEFSNEDALAYTEDSDDELNSFFQASSCEGSAASIRPGIVHRLDKGTSGLLVVAKDEHSHKKLSEQFKLRTIKRVYVSLTIGVPTPVAGRIEVAVGRDPNNRIRMTAVTGPASSMKARHAASR
- the LOC130727851 gene encoding RNA pseudouridine synthase 2, chloroplastic isoform X1, whose product is MILLHSSGYCRVSTPRAFKFQTPLSPSLLFSATNSKSRSAIARASSGFADNSDSGDGGEPRANYAGVQLEEIVDNRIGSGKPRLDSWISTRINGISRARVQSSIKSGLVHVNGRVVNKVSFNVKSGDEIKCTIAELQSLRAVPEDIPLDIVYEDEHLLVINKPAHMVVHPAPGNTSGTLVNGILHHCNLPNAEFSNEDALAYTEDSDDELNSFFQASSCEGSAASIRPGIVHRLDKGTSGLLVVAKDEHSHKKLSEQFKLRTIKRVYVSLTIGVPTPVAGRIEVAVGRDPNNRIRMTAVTGPASSMKARHAASRYKVIETLAGGSCALVEWKLETGRTHQIRAHAKYLNVPLLGDEVYGGTKSMIMSLLRLRTPPSLHSGIMKMVSALDRPCLHALTLGFQHPHSGEQVHFSCQPPVDFDEILDQLRKIGSEKVSYSKRSKF